Proteins from one Elgaria multicarinata webbii isolate HBS135686 ecotype San Diego chromosome 3, rElgMul1.1.pri, whole genome shotgun sequence genomic window:
- the TOB1 gene encoding protein Tob1 yields MQLEIQVALNFIISYLYNKLPRRRVNIFGEELERLLKKKYEGHWYPEKPYKGSGFRCIHVGEKVDPVIEQASKESGLDIDDVRGNLPQDLSVWIDPFEVSYQIGEKGPVKVLYVDDSNENGCELDKEIKNSFNPEAQVFMPISDPASSVSSSPSPPFGHSATVSPTFMPRSTQPLTFTTATFAATKFGSTKMKNSSRANKVARTSPTNLGLNVNDLLKQKALSSSMHSLYSLGLGSQQVPQQQQQQPPQQQQKTSALSPNAKEFIFPNVQGQGSTNNLFPSDSSLNLSPLQYSNAFDMFAAYGGLNEKSFVDGLNFSLNSMQYSNQQFQPVMAN; encoded by the coding sequence ATGCAGCTTGAAATACAAGTAGCACTCaattttattatttcatatttGTACAATAAGCTTCCCAGGCGACGTGTGAATATTTTTGGCGAAGAGCTTGAAAGACTACTTAAGAAGAAGTATGAAGGGCATTGGTATCCAGAAAAGCCATACAAAGGATCAGGGTTTAGATGTATACATGTAGGAGAGAAAGTGGACCCAGTTATTGAACAAGCATCCAAAGAGAGTGGTTTAGACATTGATGATGTTCGTGGCAATCTGCCTCAGGATCTTAGTGTCTGGATTGACCCATTTGAAGTTTCATACCAAATTGGTGAAAAGGGACCAGTGAAAGTGCTTTATGTGGATGATTCCAATGAAAATGGATGTGAATTGGATAAGGAAATAAAGAATAGCTTTAACCCAGAGGCCCAGGTGTTCATGCCAATTAGTGACCCAGCATCTTCTGTCTCAAGTTCTCCTTCACCGCCGTTTGGTCACTCTGCTACTGTGAGCCCAACCTTCATGCCCCGTTCCACTCAACCTTTAACTTTCACCACTGCTACATTTGCTGCCACCAAGTTTGGCTCAACCAAAATGAAGAACAGCAGCCGTGCCAACAAGGTCGCCCGCACTTCTCCCACTAATCTTGGCTTGAATGTAAACGATCTGTTGAAACAGAAAGCTCTTTCCTCCTCCATGCACTCTCTCTATAGTCTTGGCCTAGGCAGCCAGCAGGttccacaacagcagcagcagcaaccaccgcAACAGCAGCAGAAGACGTCTGCCCTTTCTCCTAATGCAAAGGAGTTCATTTTCCCTAATGTCCAGGGCCAAGGTAGTACAAACAACCTATTCCCCAGCGACAGTTCCCTCAACCTTAGTCCTCTCCAGTACAGTAATGCCTTTGATATGTTCGCAGCCTATGGAGGTCTAAATGAAAAATCTTTTGTGGATGGCTTGAATTTCAGCTTAAATAGCATGCAGTACTCTAACCAGCAATTCCAGCCAGTTATGgctaactaa